One window of the Janthinobacterium sp. PAMC25594 genome contains the following:
- a CDS encoding efflux RND transporter periplasmic adaptor subunit: protein MRKTTKGNLALLASLFAIGAVLGEAWSTAGQKAPPAPKTAPLVSITISRTMDVPIELSAQGHLVALNLIEVRPQMTGIIRSVHFKEGEQVRAGQLLFTLDDSDTLALLRRSEALAAQIKAQLADARRDLQRSRELVASRFIAPSAIDTATSKADALQAQLDAASAEVDSARVALAHTRISSPISAKSGALAVHPGSLAQTSAAAPLVTLAQFDPIGVEFNLPEANLQAILAARGAANGPVSVSIDGLAGQPVAGKLSFINNTVNTSTGTIALKADFANPALALWPGAFVRVTVHAGRNPAAVVLPPQAVMEGPAGRFVYLLGAGDKVVARPVTLLRVQDTLAVVDGLASGQRVVLEGGQNLKQGMAVRIAPETHAAAAVPVAANAGSNGKAAQ from the coding sequence ATGAGAAAAACAACAAAAGGAAACCTGGCGCTGCTGGCAAGCCTGTTCGCCATCGGCGCGGTGCTGGGCGAGGCCTGGTCGACGGCCGGACAGAAGGCCCCGCCGGCGCCGAAAACGGCCCCGCTGGTCAGTATCACGATAAGCCGCACGATGGACGTGCCCATAGAATTGTCGGCGCAAGGCCATCTGGTGGCGCTGAACCTGATCGAGGTGCGCCCGCAAATGACGGGGATCATCCGCAGCGTCCACTTCAAGGAAGGCGAACAGGTGCGCGCCGGTCAATTGCTGTTCACGCTGGACGATAGCGATACGCTGGCCCTGCTGCGGCGCAGCGAAGCGCTCGCTGCCCAGATCAAGGCGCAACTGGCCGACGCCAGGCGCGACCTGCAGCGTTCAAGAGAACTGGTTGCATCCAGGTTTATCGCGCCGAGCGCGATCGATACCGCCACAAGCAAGGCCGACGCGCTGCAAGCCCAGCTCGACGCCGCCAGCGCCGAAGTCGACAGCGCTCGCGTAGCGCTGGCGCATACCCGCATCAGCTCGCCCATCTCCGCCAAGTCCGGCGCACTGGCCGTGCATCCTGGCAGCCTGGCGCAAACCAGCGCGGCTGCGCCGCTGGTCACGCTGGCCCAGTTCGATCCGATCGGGGTCGAGTTCAATCTGCCGGAAGCCAATCTACAGGCGATCCTGGCGGCGCGCGGCGCAGCCAACGGGCCGGTGTCGGTGTCGATCGATGGCTTGGCCGGCCAGCCTGTCGCCGGAAAACTCAGCTTCATCAACAATACCGTCAACACCAGTACGGGCACCATCGCGCTGAAGGCTGATTTCGCCAATCCGGCGCTGGCCTTGTGGCCGGGCGCGTTCGTGCGCGTGACCGTGCACGCTGGGCGCAATCCGGCTGCCGTGGTATTACCGCCGCAAGCGGTCATGGAAGGACCGGCCGGCCGCTTTGTATATCTGCTGGGTGCCGGTGACAAGGTTGTGGCCAGGCCGGTGACCTTGCTGCGTGTGCAAGATACGCTGGCGGTGGTCGACGGGCTTGCGTCCGGGCAACGCGTGGTGCTCGAAGGCGGCCAGAACCTGAAGCAGGGCATGGCGGTGCGCATCGCCCCCGAGACTCACGCCGCTGCGGCGGTGCCAGTTGCCGCTAACGCGGGCAGCAATGGAAAGGCAGCGCAATGA
- a CDS encoding efflux RND transporter permease subunit — MKMVEFCLRRPIAVLLFWISVIAAGLACWLQLPLSALPTYDTPTIQVGASLSGASPETMSTSVATPLEKQFTAIPDLLTTTSTSIQGESKITLEFDPGRNIDAAAGDVQAALYRATRSLPAEMTTPPSYRKVNPSDMPVLLIGLSSPSLKLTDLNGFSDKLIVPALSTLSGVAQVNISGRKRYAVRIEVDPDRLAALDLTLAEVSIALKAANSNAPLGQFDSRRQMMTLQLPPGLMKADDFSKLVIASRNGQQVRLSDFATVLDSIENTQDTSSVNGASAILLQVMRQPGANTVATVEAIRAMLPKLAAQMPASVQIRLLNDRSISIRQAIHDVNLTMLLTIALVVMVIMLFLRHAAATVIPSISLPVSLLGTFALMAACGMSLNNISLMGLTIAVGLMVDDAIVVLENIMRYIEEGLTPYQAALRGTAEVAFTVVSISVSLVAVFIPIFFMPGTLGLLFHEFAIVVTLAILVSAAAALTLIPVLVPMLVKPDRQAGAVTPAWSRWFESAFEWTLQRYASALDWAIGHRPLVLGAALATLALTAALYVTAPKGFFPQEDTGQISANVDTPQDMSYLGRLAVLKQLEAVLLQDPYVSDVASKVDHDTTSFYITLKAASVRPAMPAVLAKLRAETAFLPNIQVFFSPVQSLKVGGRSSKSTYQYTLQSVSPGDLDMWSEKLLVELKKSPLFVGVNSDSQRNGLDARLAVDRDRAALLGIDMASMRNTLYAAYGTRQVSTIYAPEDSYQVIMELGDEFRRDEAALAKIQVRGDGGALVPLAAFTSVDRGKGTMAVNHQGQLPAVTLSFDLAPGAALSDADAALKIARQNIGLPDAIFGAWAGQAALFQQSQSAQLWLIGTAVAVIYVILGMLYESWIHPVTILLGVPSAAVGALLALRLTGLELSFIAIIGILLLVGIVKKNAIMIIDFALAAQRGQGMAPQEAVRRACLQRFRPIMMTTLCAIMGALPLALGLGSGAELRQPLGVAIVGGLLLSQLMTLLITPVLYLFFDRLGDRTPALPSAVSLS, encoded by the coding sequence ATGAAGATGGTTGAATTCTGCCTGCGGCGTCCCATCGCGGTACTGCTGTTCTGGATCAGCGTGATCGCCGCCGGCCTGGCATGCTGGCTGCAACTGCCATTATCGGCGCTGCCCACCTACGACACGCCGACCATTCAGGTCGGCGCCAGCCTGTCCGGCGCCAGCCCGGAAACGATGTCGACATCGGTCGCCACGCCGCTGGAAAAACAGTTCACCGCGATTCCCGACTTACTGACGACCACTTCCACCAGCATCCAGGGCGAATCGAAGATCACACTGGAGTTCGACCCGGGCCGCAACATCGACGCCGCGGCCGGCGACGTGCAGGCGGCGCTGTACCGCGCCACCCGCTCGCTGCCTGCCGAAATGACAACCCCGCCGTCCTACCGTAAGGTCAATCCATCCGATATGCCGGTGCTGCTGATCGGACTCAGTTCGCCGTCGCTCAAATTGACCGACCTGAATGGCTTTTCGGATAAGCTGATCGTTCCGGCGCTGTCGACGCTGAGCGGGGTGGCGCAGGTGAATATTTCCGGGCGCAAGCGTTACGCGGTGCGCATTGAGGTCGACCCGGACCGGCTGGCCGCGCTCGACCTGACGCTGGCCGAAGTCAGCATAGCCTTGAAGGCGGCCAATTCGAACGCGCCGCTGGGGCAGTTCGACAGCCGACGCCAGATGATGACCTTGCAACTGCCGCCCGGCCTGATGAAGGCCGATGATTTCAGCAAGCTGGTGATCGCCTCGCGCAACGGACAGCAGGTGCGCCTGTCGGACTTTGCAACGGTGCTTGACAGCATAGAAAACACCCAGGACACCAGTTCGGTCAACGGCGCCAGCGCGATCCTGCTGCAAGTGATGCGCCAACCGGGCGCCAACACGGTCGCCACTGTCGAAGCGATCCGCGCGATGCTGCCCAAGCTGGCTGCGCAGATGCCAGCGTCGGTTCAGATCCGCCTGCTGAACGACCGCTCGATCTCGATCCGCCAGGCGATCCACGACGTCAACCTGACCATGCTGCTGACCATCGCCCTGGTAGTGATGGTGATCATGCTGTTCCTGCGCCACGCCGCCGCCACCGTGATTCCGTCGATCAGCCTACCGGTCTCGCTGCTCGGCACTTTCGCGCTGATGGCCGCCTGCGGCATGAGTCTGAATAATATTTCGCTAATGGGGCTGACGATCGCGGTCGGCCTGATGGTCGATGACGCCATTGTGGTGCTGGAAAATATCATGCGCTACATTGAGGAAGGCCTGACACCGTACCAGGCGGCGCTGCGCGGCACGGCCGAAGTGGCGTTCACGGTGGTATCGATCTCGGTCTCGCTGGTCGCCGTGTTCATTCCAATTTTCTTCATGCCGGGCACGCTCGGCCTGCTGTTCCATGAATTTGCCATCGTCGTCACGCTGGCTATCCTGGTGTCGGCCGCCGCCGCGCTGACCCTGATCCCGGTGCTCGTGCCCATGCTGGTCAAGCCGGACCGCCAGGCCGGCGCCGTCACGCCAGCCTGGAGCCGCTGGTTTGAAAGCGCTTTTGAATGGACGCTACAACGCTATGCAAGCGCGCTGGACTGGGCAATCGGCCACCGGCCGCTGGTACTCGGCGCGGCGCTGGCCACGCTGGCCCTGACCGCCGCGCTGTACGTAACTGCGCCGAAGGGATTTTTCCCGCAGGAAGACACCGGCCAGATTTCGGCCAACGTCGATACCCCGCAAGACATGTCTTATCTTGGCCGGTTGGCCGTGCTCAAGCAGCTCGAAGCGGTGCTGCTGCAAGACCCGTATGTCAGCGACGTGGCGTCCAAGGTCGATCACGACACCACTTCGTTCTACATCACGCTGAAGGCGGCCAGTGTGCGCCCGGCGATGCCCGCGGTGCTGGCTAAACTACGCGCCGAAACGGCCTTCCTACCGAATATCCAGGTGTTTTTCAGCCCAGTGCAAAGCCTGAAGGTCGGTGGGCGCAGTTCCAAGAGCACTTATCAATATACCTTGCAGTCGGTCAGCCCGGGCGACCTGGATATGTGGTCGGAAAAGCTGCTGGTCGAGCTGAAAAAGTCGCCGTTGTTCGTCGGCGTGAACTCCGACTCGCAGCGCAACGGCCTCGATGCGCGGCTGGCGGTCGACCGCGACCGTGCCGCGCTGCTCGGGATCGACATGGCCAGCATGCGCAACACCTTGTACGCCGCCTACGGCACGCGCCAGGTGTCGACCATCTACGCGCCGGAAGACAGCTACCAGGTGATCATGGAACTGGGCGATGAATTCCGCCGCGACGAAGCGGCGCTGGCCAAGATACAGGTGCGCGGCGACGGCGGCGCTCTGGTGCCGCTGGCCGCCTTCACCAGCGTCGACCGCGGCAAAGGCACGATGGCGGTCAACCATCAGGGCCAGTTGCCAGCGGTGACCTTGTCGTTCGACTTGGCGCCGGGCGCCGCGCTGTCCGACGCCGACGCCGCGCTCAAAATCGCGCGGCAAAACATCGGCTTGCCGGACGCGATCTTTGGCGCCTGGGCTGGCCAGGCTGCGCTGTTCCAGCAGTCGCAAAGTGCTCAGCTGTGGCTGATCGGCACTGCGGTGGCGGTGATTTATGTCATCCTCGGCATGCTGTATGAAAGCTGGATCCATCCGGTGACAATACTGCTCGGCGTCCCGTCGGCGGCGGTCGGCGCGCTGCTGGCGCTGCGCCTGACGGGGCTGGAGCTGAGTTTCATCGCCATCATCGGCATCCTGCTGCTGGTCGGCATCGTCAAGAAAAACGCCATCATGATCATCGATTTTGCACTTGCGGCGCAGCGCGGCCAAGGTATGGCGCCACAAGAGGCTGTGCGCCGGGCATGTCTGCAGCGCTTCCGGCCCATCATGATGACCACACTTTGCGCTATCATGGGCGCGTTGCCGTTGGCCCTGGGCCTGGGCAGCGGCGCCGAATTGCGCCAACCGCTTGGCGTCGCCATCGTCGGCGGCTTGCTGCTGTCGCAACTGATGACATTGCTGATCACACCGGTGCTGTATTTGTTTTTCGACCGTCTCGGCGATCGCACGCCGGCACTGCCATCTGCCGTTTCCCTGTCCTGA
- a CDS encoding heavy metal response regulator transcription factor, protein MSKILLVEDQQTAAAYLSKGLGEAGLLVDVARNGPDGLHLLLTESYELAILDVMLPGLDGWAILELARKAGNRTPVLFLTARDDIEDRVRGLELGADDYLVKPFAFSELLARVRVILRRHDAAAPPAGSEPTAFVLADLKLDLLRHRATRGADRIDLTPKEFALLSLLIRRAGEVLSRTVLADKVWDMNFDSDTNVVEVAVRRLRTKLDDPYPIKLLHTVRGAGYVLELRN, encoded by the coding sequence ATGAGCAAGATCTTGCTGGTGGAAGACCAACAGACCGCCGCCGCCTACCTGTCCAAGGGGCTGGGCGAGGCCGGCCTGCTGGTTGATGTTGCACGCAATGGCCCGGACGGACTGCATCTGTTGCTGACCGAAAGTTATGAACTGGCGATCCTCGACGTGATGTTGCCGGGTCTGGACGGCTGGGCCATCCTCGAGCTGGCGCGCAAGGCCGGCAACCGCACGCCGGTGTTGTTCCTGACTGCGCGCGACGATATCGAGGACAGGGTGCGCGGCCTGGAGCTGGGCGCCGACGATTACCTGGTAAAACCGTTCGCCTTCAGCGAACTGCTGGCCCGGGTACGCGTGATCCTGCGCCGTCACGACGCCGCAGCTCCCCCCGCCGGCAGCGAACCGACCGCTTTCGTGCTGGCCGACCTGAAGCTCGACCTACTACGCCACCGCGCCACGCGTGGCGCCGACCGGATCGACCTGACGCCGAAGGAATTCGCCTTACTGAGCCTGCTGATACGGCGCGCCGGTGAAGTCCTGTCGCGCACCGTGCTGGCCGACAAGGTGTGGGACATGAATTTCGACTCCGACACCAACGTGGTCGAGGTTGCGGTGCGCCGCCTGCGCACCAAGCTCGATGACCCGTATCCGATCAAGTTGTTGCACACGGTGCGCGGAGCGGGTTATGTCCTTGAACTACGGAACTGA
- a CDS encoding heavy metal sensor histidine kinase: protein MNKLDAWLLRRPACDPRRWSLMLRMTLFFALAIALILIAVSAMMYHELVHQLHEKQEIEIRDALRIEHEVLEKQARKSVPDLWQHEWGEQVEEGKRFSWRLWSGTGLMLAESSLMAAPPDGYATPNRRGKFSRRNVMADGQLRHLLLIAQRSDERDGAVWIMHGALDVSEDEQVVERYLYKLSSALAVAIVLSGLVGWLLARQGLAPVRAMSSAIGRVSAEKLHARIGSEVWPADLRALAVSFDGMLARLEASFEQLSRFSSDLAHEFRSPINNLVAAASVTLTRARNADEYQETLEVVIEEGSRLSRMVSSMLFLARADNAKQWVDPEPLSTAQEFDKLLDFFEAVAEDSGVSITATGDFPILADPLLLRRALSNLIANALRYTPRGGAIGLMARDCGDAITLSVADNGSGIAAQHLPFLFERFYRADAARSSGESTGLGLAIVRSIVELHGGGVAAHSVTGQGSCFTLSFPKLAPVQRIRPSEP, encoded by the coding sequence GTGAACAAGCTCGATGCGTGGCTGTTGCGCCGGCCAGCCTGCGATCCGCGCCGCTGGTCGCTGATGCTGCGTATGACCTTGTTCTTCGCGCTCGCCATTGCGCTGATCCTGATCGCCGTGTCGGCCATGATGTACCACGAACTGGTACATCAGCTGCATGAAAAGCAGGAAATCGAGATCCGCGATGCGTTGCGCATTGAGCACGAAGTGCTGGAAAAACAAGCGCGCAAGAGCGTGCCCGATTTATGGCAGCACGAATGGGGCGAGCAGGTCGAGGAAGGCAAGCGTTTTTCGTGGCGCCTGTGGTCCGGCACCGGCCTCATGCTGGCCGAGTCGAGCCTCATGGCGGCACCGCCGGACGGCTACGCCACGCCCAACCGGCGTGGAAAATTCTCGCGCCGCAACGTCATGGCAGATGGCCAGCTGCGCCATCTGCTGCTCATCGCGCAGCGCAGTGACGAACGCGACGGCGCCGTCTGGATCATGCACGGTGCGCTTGATGTATCGGAAGACGAGCAGGTGGTCGAACGCTACCTGTACAAACTGTCGAGTGCGCTGGCTGTCGCGATCGTGCTGTCCGGCCTGGTCGGCTGGCTGTTGGCGCGCCAGGGCCTAGCGCCGGTGCGCGCGATGAGCTCGGCGATTGGGCGGGTCAGCGCCGAAAAACTTCATGCGCGCATCGGCAGCGAAGTCTGGCCGGCCGACTTGCGGGCGCTGGCGGTCAGTTTCGACGGCATGCTCGCGCGCCTGGAGGCGTCGTTCGAACAGTTGTCGCGCTTTTCGTCCGATCTGGCACACGAATTCCGCTCACCGATCAACAACCTGGTCGCCGCCGCCAGCGTCACGCTGACGCGGGCGCGCAACGCCGACGAATACCAGGAAACGCTGGAAGTGGTCATCGAAGAAGGCAGCCGGCTCTCGCGCATGGTGTCAAGCATGCTGTTCCTGGCGCGCGCCGACAACGCCAAGCAATGGGTTGATCCTGAGCCGTTGTCGACCGCCCAAGAATTCGACAAGCTGCTCGACTTTTTCGAGGCGGTGGCCGAGGACAGCGGCGTGTCCATTACCGCGACTGGCGACTTCCCTATCCTTGCCGATCCCTTGTTGCTACGCCGTGCCTTGTCCAACCTGATTGCCAACGCCTTGCGCTATACGCCGCGCGGCGGCGCCATCGGCTTGATGGCGCGCGACTGCGGCGACGCGATCACACTGAGCGTCGCAGACAACGGTAGTGGCATTGCGGCGCAGCATCTGCCGTTCCTGTTCGAGCGTTTCTACCGCGCCGATGCGGCGCGCAGTTCCGGCGAAAGCACAGGCCTGGGCCTGGCCATAGTGCGTTCCATCGTCGAATTGCATGGCGGAGGGGTGGCTGCCCACAGTGTAACTGGTCAGGGAAGCTGTTTTACGCTGTCGTTTCCGAAACTGGCGCCCGTACAGCGTATCCGTCCGTCCGAGCCTTGA
- a CDS encoding TonB-dependent receptor has protein sequence MMDRKLQYFARSTISTQVLLALALMTGQAHAQSRDASADSVPESSTALDAEAIKQRVVISGSNVANRAPVLVSLKATQPQSIITATFIEQAVTPLDDFNAVARIAPSIGAGVSPNGPGLAETKVTLRGFQDGEYNMTYDGIPFGDTNNPTHHSTSYFPARIIGGMVIERGPGNASNLGQATFGGSINLFSKELSQDRHFTPYATVGSWNTRMFGGQVDSGVLDNFGNARLMFNASHLSSDGYLSYSGVKEDNFQFKFEVPLTAAAKLTVFSTYNKIHSFIPDKSGATLSQVARFGKNYSLNNDPTSQNYFGYNYNDKRTDFDYARLDARLGGGWVLENTLYTYAYDNNTFSGQDASGATANGTKAGVSGNKNVPGYNKLNSYRVNGDIVKLSNHLEAGVLRTGVWLENAHSDRHLYDIDFTLGLPNPKEATTPKSVSYDQQSSWKQYQPFIEFEWAAAPSLTVTPGLKYVHFKRALNAGVNQGTRIPTDAEQTYTSTLPFLSANYSFTPEWSAYAQTARGFLVPDLSMFYVNNPSRSKPQPQTSTNYQLGAVHQSSNLSLDGDIYYIDFNNKIASTGMGNDLVYYNQGGVVYKGIEGAATYYVGSGFSLHANGSLNSAKSKETGLSIAKVPQSTTALGLLYKANGLFGSLIAKRNGSQYAKDGQPAAYKLGAYITTDLSLGYRWKTPGSMVKAIKLQGGINNLLNKQDATSISVNSKGAAFDQYTFIPERSATVSLSADF, from the coding sequence ATGATGGATCGAAAACTGCAGTATTTCGCACGCTCAACGATATCGACCCAAGTGCTGCTGGCCCTGGCTCTCATGACAGGCCAGGCGCATGCTCAGAGCCGCGACGCCAGCGCCGACAGCGTGCCGGAATCGTCCACGGCGCTGGACGCCGAGGCGATCAAGCAACGGGTGGTAATCAGTGGTTCGAACGTGGCCAACCGCGCGCCGGTGCTGGTGTCGCTGAAAGCCACCCAGCCGCAATCGATCATCACCGCCACCTTCATTGAACAGGCCGTCACGCCGCTCGACGACTTTAACGCGGTGGCGCGCATCGCGCCGAGCATTGGCGCCGGCGTCTCGCCGAACGGTCCGGGCCTGGCCGAAACCAAAGTCACGCTGCGCGGCTTCCAGGACGGCGAGTACAATATGACGTACGACGGGATCCCATTCGGCGACACGAATAACCCGACCCACCATTCGACCTCGTATTTCCCGGCGCGCATTATCGGCGGCATGGTCATCGAACGCGGTCCGGGCAATGCCAGCAACCTGGGACAGGCGACCTTCGGTGGCTCAATCAACCTGTTTTCCAAGGAGCTGTCGCAAGACAGGCACTTCACGCCCTACGCCACTGTCGGTTCGTGGAACACCAGGATGTTCGGCGGCCAGGTCGACAGCGGCGTGCTGGACAACTTCGGAAACGCCCGGCTGATGTTCAACGCCTCGCACCTGAGCAGCGACGGTTACCTGAGCTACAGCGGCGTCAAAGAAGACAACTTCCAGTTCAAGTTCGAGGTTCCACTGACGGCGGCAGCCAAGCTGACGGTATTTTCCACCTATAACAAGATCCACAGCTTCATTCCCGACAAGAGCGGCGCGACGCTGAGCCAGGTAGCTCGGTTCGGTAAGAATTATTCGCTCAACAACGATCCCACCAGCCAGAATTATTTTGGCTATAACTACAACGACAAGCGCACCGATTTCGACTACGCCCGCCTGGATGCCAGACTGGGCGGCGGCTGGGTACTGGAAAACACGCTGTACACCTACGCCTACGACAACAATACCTTTTCCGGCCAGGACGCCAGCGGCGCCACGGCCAACGGCACCAAGGCAGGCGTCTCCGGTAACAAAAACGTGCCAGGGTACAACAAGTTGAATTCCTACCGGGTCAACGGCGACATCGTCAAGCTGAGCAACCACCTGGAAGCGGGCGTGCTGCGCACCGGCGTCTGGCTGGAAAATGCACATTCCGACCGCCATCTGTATGACATCGATTTCACGCTCGGCCTGCCTAATCCAAAGGAAGCGACCACTCCAAAGAGCGTTTCCTATGACCAGCAATCCTCATGGAAGCAATACCAGCCCTTCATCGAATTCGAATGGGCCGCCGCGCCGTCGCTGACTGTCACGCCCGGCCTCAAATACGTGCATTTCAAGCGCGCGCTGAACGCCGGCGTCAACCAGGGCACGCGCATCCCCACGGATGCTGAGCAGACCTACACCAGCACCTTGCCGTTTCTGAGCGCCAACTACAGTTTCACGCCTGAGTGGTCGGCCTATGCCCAAACCGCGCGCGGCTTCCTGGTGCCAGACCTGTCGATGTTTTACGTGAACAACCCGAGCCGCAGCAAACCGCAGCCGCAGACGTCGACCAACTATCAGCTCGGCGCGGTGCACCAGTCGAGCAACCTGTCGCTTGACGGCGATATCTATTACATCGACTTCAACAACAAGATCGCCTCGACCGGCATGGGTAACGACCTGGTGTATTACAACCAGGGCGGCGTAGTCTACAAGGGTATCGAGGGGGCGGCGACGTATTACGTCGGCAGCGGGTTTTCGCTGCATGCCAACGGTTCGCTGAATAGCGCAAAAAGCAAGGAGACTGGCCTGAGCATCGCCAAGGTACCGCAATCAACGACCGCGCTTGGTCTGCTGTACAAGGCCAATGGCCTATTCGGCTCGCTGATCGCCAAGCGCAACGGCAGCCAGTATGCCAAGGACGGGCAGCCGGCCGCGTACAAATTGGGGGCCTACATCACCACTGACCTGTCGTTGGGCTATCGCTGGAAAACGCCGGGCAGCATGGTCAAGGCCATCAAGCTGCAAGGCGGCATCAACAACCTGCTGAACAAGCAGGATGCGACGTCGATCTCAGTCAACAGCAAGGGCGCCGCATTCGACCAGTACACCTTTATCCCGGAACGCAGCGCGACTGTGTCGCTGAGCGCCGATTTCTAA
- a CDS encoding phosphatase PAP2 family protein — MKKLTLPLFALATWAASPLYANAATPSFVAAEQTRIMQILPEPPAADSAVTRDELALLHRLQDGRTAQQAAQAVADDRDESIFIYRDVLGDKFNAALLPVTAAFSARVKNDEEINTLPAKQGYHRVRPYNLDKTLQPICKTKTKDDSYPSGHTTAGYLQALALIELVPEKRDAILARAASYGNNRLVCGVHYPSDVQASKLLAYSVHAVMANNPQYQKEMDAARSELRKALGLPPMSVN, encoded by the coding sequence ATGAAAAAACTGACTTTGCCCTTGTTTGCCCTAGCCACATGGGCTGCCAGCCCGTTGTACGCCAACGCCGCCACGCCATCGTTCGTCGCCGCCGAACAAACCCGCATCATGCAAATTCTACCCGAGCCACCGGCCGCCGATTCGGCCGTTACGCGCGACGAGCTGGCCCTGCTACACCGCCTGCAAGATGGCCGCACCGCGCAGCAAGCGGCACAGGCGGTGGCCGACGACCGCGATGAAAGCATCTTCATTTACCGCGACGTGCTGGGCGATAAGTTCAACGCGGCGCTGTTGCCCGTGACAGCAGCGTTTTCGGCGCGCGTCAAGAACGATGAGGAGATCAATACGCTGCCGGCCAAGCAGGGCTACCACCGCGTACGTCCCTACAACCTGGACAAGACGTTGCAACCGATCTGCAAGACCAAAACCAAGGACGACTCATATCCGAGCGGCCACACCACCGCCGGTTACCTGCAGGCGCTGGCATTGATCGAACTGGTACCGGAAAAACGCGATGCCATCCTGGCCCGCGCCGCCAGCTATGGCAATAATCGCCTGGTGTGCGGCGTACATTATCCGAGCGACGTGCAGGCCAGCAAACTGCTAGCCTATTCGGTGCACGCAGTGATGGCCAACAATCCGCAATATCAAAAGGAAATGGATGCGGCCCGGAGCGAATTGCGCAAGGCATTGGGCTTGCCCCCGATGAGCGTCAATTAA
- a CDS encoding DUF4337 domain-containing protein, translating into MSTLPSTMLAFSMKRQAMAEEIKEPWLNKMALATVILAVCATLSTFKGGGYSTQSVISQALASDQWSFYQAKSTKQHLYELQAEQLKLQAMALSKGNPASAAYAEKEQEYRAAIGRYASEKQGIQTRAHELEQQRDAAKQHGKPFGIAVIFLQVSILLNSIAGLMKARRIWWVSIPVGIAGVACFADGFLMFV; encoded by the coding sequence ATGTCGACGCTGCCGTCTACAATGCTGGCTTTTTCAATGAAGAGGCAAGCGATGGCGGAAGAAATCAAGGAACCCTGGCTCAACAAGATGGCGCTTGCGACGGTAATCCTTGCGGTGTGCGCGACCTTGTCTACCTTTAAAGGTGGCGGGTACTCTACCCAAAGCGTGATAAGCCAAGCTCTGGCCTCGGACCAGTGGTCGTTCTACCAGGCGAAAAGCACCAAGCAGCATCTGTATGAATTGCAAGCCGAGCAACTGAAATTGCAGGCCATGGCACTGTCAAAGGGAAATCCTGCGAGTGCCGCCTATGCGGAAAAAGAGCAGGAGTACCGCGCTGCCATCGGTCGCTATGCAAGTGAGAAACAGGGTATTCAAACGCGCGCCCACGAACTTGAACAACAACGCGATGCCGCCAAGCAACACGGCAAACCATTTGGTATTGCCGTAATTTTCCTTCAGGTATCGATTCTGCTTAACTCCATAGCGGGGCTGATGAAAGCTCGGCGTATTTGGTGGGTCTCCATCCCGGTAGGTATTGCAGGCGTAGCGTGTTTTGCTGACGGTTTCCTGATGTTTGTATAG
- a CDS encoding glycine zipper 2TM domain-containing protein, producing METTAASNPIHPLMAAAAVSLTLVSLVGAAAIAGLLPNSHGAAVSSSTVDRTSSGSAPLAQQSAPAPVVREIVRYKTVVHHEYPRRHETAYDKDRAQLAQADQPRDYRQAPAYQQPAPVAQNSPLGIGIGALVGGLIGSHVGGGNGRTLAAIAGAVGGGYAGNEIAKRNQFAGQQ from the coding sequence ATGGAAACCACCGCCGCATCGAATCCCATCCATCCACTGATGGCCGCCGCCGCTGTCTCACTTACCTTGGTGAGCCTGGTTGGCGCCGCCGCGATTGCTGGGCTTCTGCCAAACTCTCATGGTGCAGCCGTAAGCAGTTCGACAGTAGATAGGACGAGCAGCGGTAGTGCCCCGCTGGCACAGCAGTCTGCACCGGCCCCAGTCGTGCGAGAGATTGTGCGATACAAAACCGTCGTGCACCATGAATACCCCCGTCGTCACGAGACCGCCTACGACAAGGACCGGGCCCAACTGGCTCAAGCTGACCAACCCCGGGATTATCGACAGGCGCCGGCATATCAGCAGCCCGCTCCGGTCGCCCAGAATAGCCCACTTGGCATAGGCATTGGCGCCTTAGTCGGCGGCTTGATAGGTAGTCACGTTGGTGGCGGCAACGGCCGCACCTTGGCAGCAATCGCGGGCGCCGTTGGTGGCGGCTACGCGGGCAACGAAATCGCCAAGCGTAACCAGTTCGCCGGCCAGCAATAA